The following coding sequences are from one Acomys russatus chromosome 16, mAcoRus1.1, whole genome shotgun sequence window:
- the LOC127199912 gene encoding neuferricin, which translates to MLRQCGLGVVLSLAVAAVAATVVWLMEWWGPRPGLRLFVPEELARYRGGPGDPGLYLALLGRVYDVSSGRRHYEPGAHYSGFAGRDASRAFVTGDYSEAGLVDDVTDLSSSEILTLHNWLSFYEKNYVFVGRLVGRFYREDGMPTAELSQVEAMVAKGMEANEQAEREKQKFPPCNAEWSSVKGSRLWCSQRSGGVNRDWIGVPRKLYKPGAKEPHCVCVRTTGPPSDHRDSPRHLDRGDLDNPNLEEYTGCPPLAITCSFPL; encoded by the exons aTGCTGAGGCAGTGCGGGCTTGGTGTGGTGCTGAGCCTGGCCGTGGCGGCGGTCGCGGCCACGGTCGTGTGGTTGATGGAATGGTGGGGTCCCCGTCCTGGCCTTCGCCTCTTCGTACCGGAGGAACTAGCCCGCTATCGCGGCGGCCCGGGTGACCCGGGCCTGTACTTGGCGCTGCTCGGCCGCGTCTACGACGTGTCCTCCGGCCGAAGGCACTACGAGCCCGGGGCGCACTATAGCGGCTTCGCAG GCCGGGATGCATCCAGAGCATTTGTGACAGGAGACTACTCTGAAGCCGGCCTTGTGGATGATGTAACTGACTTGTCCTCCTCTGAGATACTGACACTTCACAATTGGCTTTCATTCTACGagaaaaattatgtatttgttg GACGACTGGTTGGAAGGTTCTACAGAGAGGATGGGATGCCCACTGCAGAACTAAGCCAAGTAGAAGCCATGGTGGCTAAAGGAATGGAGGCAAAtgaacaggcagagagagaaaagcagaagttCCCTCCATGCAATGCTGAGTGGAGCTCTGTCAAGGGTAGCCGGCTCTGGTGCTCCCAAAGGAG tGGAGGTGTGAACAGAGACTGGATTGGTGTCCCCAGGAAGTTGTATAAGCCGGGGGCTAAGGagccccactgtgtgtgtgtgagaacaacTGGCCCACCTAGTGACCATCGAGACAGCCCTCGACACTTAGACCGTGGGGACCTGGACAACCCTAACTTGGAAGAATACACGGGCTGTCCACCACTGGCCATCACATGTTCCTTCCCACTCTAA